From one Dysidea avara chromosome 9, odDysAvar1.4, whole genome shotgun sequence genomic stretch:
- the LOC136267096 gene encoding uncharacterized protein encodes MLRDRLVCGIAESRMQRAMLAEPKLKFARAFELAQTMESADRDTRKLQSNTSVHLLTDKSTTTKPCYRCGERHHPSSCRFVDAICHACKKTGHISKVCRSKWKTTAAGGNTGGTKSNTSTSASRSSKSSTQSEPKAALTLTATPEEDVYTMFSIHGPGHAPFYVTLTVDGHELQMELDTGAAVSVLSEETYKAVWNVENLPPLQPSQGGY; translated from the exons ATGCTTAGAGATCGTCTCGTCTGTGGTATAGCCGAGAGCCGAATGCAGCGTGCCATGCTAGCAGAGCCGAAACTGAAGTTTGCCAGGGCTTTTGAACTCGCTCAAACCATGGAGTCTGCAGACCGGGACACACGCAAGTTACAGTCCAACACTTCAGTGCACTTGTTGACAGACAAATCAACAACAACTAAGCCTTGTTACCGTTGTGGCGAACGACATCACCCATCATCTTGTCGTTTTGTGGATGCTATTTGTCATGCTTGCAAGAAGACAGGTCATATCTCTAAGGTGTGCCGAAGTAAATGGAAAACCACAGCAGCTGGAGGCAACACAGGAGGTACAAAAAGTAACACTTCAACCTCAGCCAGTCGATCTTCTAAGTCATCCACACAGTCTGAACCTAAGGCAGCTCTAACTCTCACTGCCACACCAGAAGAAGATGTTTATACAATGTTTAGTATTCATGGACCAGGACATGCACCATTCTATGTAACTTTAACAGTTGATGGTCATGAGCTTCAAATGGAGTTGGATACTGGTGCTGCAGTGTCAGTGTTGAGTGAGGAAACCTACAAGGCAGTTTGGAATGTTGAGAATCTACCACCTCTGCAACCCTCCCAG ggtggatactga